A genomic segment from Actinoplanes sichuanensis encodes:
- a CDS encoding DUF2199 domain-containing protein — protein sequence MSSDTVGHPTGCSCCAAPLDPLDFDVRIVDADPILALTEEQRAEVRGGRSLREADGIGAFIRCLMPIRLTGGGRLTYSAWLKVPAEQFRHAREIWQTAEYPNLTLTGEMANAIQPFTEIYGEPASAAIRDADSLPYLSAPEGTLLWRVLNEVWDRDDVLSRIADALPVTVRERITTDWSILRTAGLAPRRRGDEFRFVGPGRTVVLDMFNTPPEAGADGAIARFTDGAPAQRDGESTETHRDVRYHAFWLTTQVRGRTQYEFFGYAAVPGSIACVICMYDVPADLAWAQETWRSLRHHG from the coding sequence ATGAGTTCTGACACCGTCGGCCACCCGACCGGCTGCTCCTGCTGTGCGGCCCCGCTCGACCCGCTGGACTTCGACGTCCGGATCGTCGACGCCGACCCGATCCTGGCTCTGACCGAGGAGCAGCGGGCCGAGGTCCGGGGCGGCCGAAGCCTGCGGGAAGCCGACGGGATCGGCGCCTTCATCCGCTGCCTCATGCCGATCCGGCTCACCGGCGGCGGTCGTCTCACGTACTCGGCGTGGCTCAAGGTGCCCGCGGAACAGTTCCGGCACGCCCGCGAGATCTGGCAGACCGCCGAATACCCGAACCTGACCCTCACCGGCGAGATGGCCAACGCGATCCAGCCCTTCACGGAGATCTACGGGGAACCGGCGAGCGCCGCGATCCGCGACGCCGACAGCCTGCCCTACCTGTCGGCGCCCGAGGGAACCCTGTTGTGGCGGGTCCTCAACGAGGTGTGGGACCGCGACGATGTGCTGAGCCGGATCGCGGATGCGTTGCCCGTGACCGTGCGCGAGCGCATCACCACGGACTGGTCGATCCTGCGGACCGCCGGGCTGGCCCCACGCCGGCGGGGCGACGAGTTCCGGTTCGTCGGCCCCGGCCGCACGGTGGTCCTCGACATGTTCAACACACCGCCGGAGGCCGGGGCGGACGGCGCCATCGCACGGTTCACCGACGGCGCGCCCGCCCAGCGTGACGGCGAGTCCACCGAAACGCATCGCGACGTCCGATACCACGCCTTCTGGCTGACCACCCAGGTCCGGGGCCGGACTCAGTACGAGTTCTTCGGCTACGCGGCCGTGCCCGGTTCGATCGCCTGCGTCATCTGCATGTACGACGTCCCGGCCGATCTGGCGTGGGCGCAGGAGACCTGGCGTTCCCTGCGCCACCACGGCTGA
- a CDS encoding carboxymuconolactone decarboxylase family protein: protein MKNAVVLIPAAMQPIQGLIKAAHSQGVPQELLDLVHLRVSQINGCSFCVDGGLKSLRKLGVSDDRIGLVAAWRETPYYTDEERAALALAESVTRLADRADAVPDDVWDAAADHFNAEQLASILLWIAVTNLFNRLNAPIRQIAGAW, encoded by the coding sequence ATGAAGAACGCAGTGGTGCTCATCCCGGCGGCCATGCAGCCGATCCAAGGGCTGATCAAGGCGGCTCATTCGCAGGGTGTTCCGCAGGAGCTGCTGGACCTGGTGCACCTGCGGGTCAGCCAGATCAACGGGTGCAGCTTCTGCGTCGACGGCGGGCTGAAAAGCCTGCGCAAGCTCGGCGTCAGCGACGATCGGATCGGTCTGGTGGCGGCCTGGCGGGAGACGCCGTATTACACCGACGAGGAGCGGGCCGCGCTGGCCCTGGCCGAGTCGGTCACCCGGCTCGCCGACCGGGCGGATGCCGTCCCGGACGACGTATGGGACGCGGCGGCCGACCACTTCAATGCGGAGCAGTTGGCCTCGATCCTGCTGTGGATCGCGGTGACGAACCTCTTCAACCGTCTCAACGCCCCGATCCGCCAGATCGCCGGCGCCTGGTGA
- a CDS encoding helix-turn-helix transcriptional regulator — translation MVSENELGLFLRTRREAITPAEVGLPAGPRRRAPGLRRSEVAAIARVSVEYLTRLEQGRDRRPSPQVLSALAGALLLSAGERAHLLRLTKASDPGYNCLGGTALPARTVRPTVRAVLDRLDPTPAVLLNRLGDVLAHTSGYEQLMGPIGLLDPPQPNVARFVLTDERARAAYPDWERVADEEVAALKQGPFRADPHIAALADDLTVTAGEVFTRRVETVPGLPGASGVVQLAHPAAGRLRLAYEVLELAADDDQRMVVLLPADTETGAALDRLRTQPLQLLAG, via the coding sequence ATGGTGAGCGAAAACGAACTCGGATTGTTCCTGCGGACCCGCCGGGAGGCGATCACTCCGGCCGAGGTCGGGCTGCCCGCCGGCCCACGCCGGCGTGCCCCAGGTCTGCGCCGCTCCGAGGTCGCCGCCATCGCCCGGGTCAGTGTGGAGTATCTGACCCGTCTCGAGCAGGGTCGTGACCGCCGGCCGTCGCCGCAGGTGCTGTCGGCCCTCGCGGGTGCTCTGCTCCTGTCAGCCGGCGAGCGGGCCCATCTGCTGCGGCTGACGAAGGCGTCCGATCCGGGTTACAACTGCCTCGGCGGCACCGCTCTACCGGCCCGCACGGTGCGCCCGACCGTCCGAGCGGTGCTCGACCGGCTCGATCCGACGCCGGCGGTGCTGCTCAACCGGCTCGGTGACGTCCTGGCCCATACCTCGGGATATGAGCAGTTGATGGGTCCGATCGGCCTGCTGGATCCGCCGCAGCCGAATGTGGCTCGGTTCGTCCTCACCGATGAGCGGGCCCGCGCCGCCTATCCCGATTGGGAGCGGGTCGCCGACGAGGAGGTCGCGGCACTCAAACAGGGGCCGTTCCGGGCTGATCCACACATCGCCGCGCTGGCCGACGATCTCACCGTCACCGCCGGGGAGGTCTTCACCCGGCGGGTCGAGACGGTGCCCGGGCTGCCGGGTGCCAGCGGCGTGGTCCAGCTGGCGCACCCGGCGGCGGGCCGGTTGCGGCTGGCCTACGAGGTGCTGGAGCTCGCCGCCGATGACGATCAGCGGATGGTGGTCCTGCTGCCCGCCGACACCGAGACGGGGGCCGCGCTCGACCGGCTCCGGACACAACCACTGCAGCTACTGGCCGGCTGA
- a CDS encoding LLM class flavin-dependent oxidoreductase: MNERIVFGFGAHTDIGEGPELLRMVRQADRDGLDVFSLSDHPYLGRRLDAYATIAFVLGATQRLAGFANVTNLPTRPPAVLARTVTSLSAVSGGRVVLGMGAGGLWDRISDMGVPRLTPREAVDALEEAIVLVRKLSGGGSPVTHHGRHYRVEGIEPAPVAAPPVWTGSVGRRSLAVTGRVADGWIPGHAADWLSDRYRSSRPVIDEAAAAVGRDPQQIRTVFNLPGRITERSLAAPRDRDGRWVGGSTGQWIEELTSAVLEHGATGFLLFSASGGAPDPASLTRWSTEIVPAVREAVDSRRGPDLPAPGPGADRV; this comes from the coding sequence ATGAACGAGAGAATCGTCTTCGGGTTCGGGGCACACACCGACATCGGCGAGGGTCCGGAGTTGCTCCGGATGGTCCGGCAGGCCGACCGGGACGGCCTCGATGTCTTCTCCCTGTCCGACCATCCCTACCTGGGCCGGCGGCTGGACGCCTACGCGACGATCGCGTTCGTGCTCGGCGCCACCCAGAGGCTGGCCGGTTTTGCGAATGTCACCAATCTGCCCACCCGGCCGCCGGCCGTGCTGGCTCGCACGGTGACGTCACTGTCCGCCGTCTCCGGCGGCCGCGTCGTGCTCGGCATGGGCGCCGGCGGCCTGTGGGACCGGATCAGTGACATGGGTGTGCCACGGCTGACGCCGCGCGAGGCCGTCGACGCCTTGGAGGAGGCGATCGTCCTGGTGCGAAAACTGTCCGGTGGGGGCTCGCCGGTCACCCACCACGGCCGCCACTACCGGGTGGAGGGCATCGAGCCGGCTCCCGTCGCGGCGCCTCCGGTGTGGACCGGCTCGGTCGGCAGGCGTTCCCTGGCCGTGACCGGCCGAGTCGCCGACGGCTGGATCCCCGGCCACGCGGCTGACTGGCTCAGCGACCGCTATCGCAGCTCACGGCCGGTCATCGACGAGGCGGCGGCGGCCGTGGGCCGCGATCCACAGCAGATCCGCACGGTGTTCAACCTTCCCGGGCGCATCACCGAGCGGTCACTGGCGGCCCCGCGGGACCGGGACGGCCGGTGGGTCGGGGGTTCCACCGGCCAATGGATCGAGGAGCTGACGTCGGCCGTCCTGGAGCACGGCGCCACCGGGTTCCTGCTGTTCTCCGCGTCCGGCGGCGCTCCCGATCCGGCCTCGCTCACCCGCTGGTCGACGGAGATCGTCCCGGCGGTCCGCGAGGCGGTAGATTCGCGGCGTGGCCCTGACCTTCCGGCTCCTGGGCCCGGTGCAGATCGTGTCTGA
- a CDS encoding BTAD domain-containing putative transcriptional regulator: MALTFRLLGPVQIVSDRGVVTGVAPRHRAVLAYLLLHAGRVISMDRLIDAMWGYDQPETARSQIHAAVTALRRALRTAGAEGVLETRPGGYTVVPESGRLDVREFDDLVSAGRFREALDLWHGEALADVHGGYVASARALLDDRRLTAVERLMESQLEAGRHAAVVDELAGHVAADPLRERLAGQFVLALHRSGRQADALAAARAYRAALAEEQGLDPGSGFLELEKTVLAGGPPTGRSGFLPYDLPDFAGRGAELDAIRPGFPQNVVTIDGMAGVGKTTLAVRAAHRLADGFPDGQLFVDLRANTAGQDPVAAPAALEILLRQLGVTEIPRTEQERSALWRAETRRRRVLVVIDNAADEAHVRPLLPGASDSLMLITSRRRLIDIDGARAFSVDVLPADDATALFGSIVGERAAAEPDAVREVLDLCGHLPLAIRLAAARLQHRPRWTVAYLAGRLRLADLATAERSVTAAFTVSYEHLAEPEQRMFRLLGLAPGRDIEPQAAAALADLPVIEAEDLLEGLLDTHMLVQREPGRYTMHDLLREHARTLAAEDGAVMRLLVHYLHRSRSAVRQLYPGNIGDRPGLPPVLTPIEPIAGPGEAIGWLDAERGNIIATVVHGPRVCVGHLAHALRPYLDRQAHHDDAVTLHTIALTRGRANGDATVEGHALADLAWTHWRRGDYEQARVFAGQALTVASDEFPRSLAMHALGDVAWRHRETERAESCLKEALDLARVAGDRSREAFVLGDLGMILDRLGRHDEARRHLDLALAMHRKDANPLGEARVLNQIGLLLRHQGRPGEASARHREAGDLYRAMGNRSEGAAAHNGLGEAALATGDPARARTGHETAVALAETAGNRPEQARARYGLARAHLALADWIPAADQALAAERLYHELGVPEAGDARLLVLLARAQRAPDDFEPVRGATEEEIGRLAARYPMPLPLSYVSWLRVCDGATVGPGGIHGIGEVLERLDSCDDWPRQGRIPVAGDGCGNDYVLDTESGAVYFIDAMEGDDYAYRVAGDVQDFVRFLLERDAGQLGGRSTSAM; encoded by the coding sequence GTGGCCCTGACCTTCCGGCTCCTGGGCCCGGTGCAGATCGTGTCTGACCGCGGAGTGGTGACGGGTGTCGCCCCACGGCACCGGGCGGTTCTGGCTTATCTGCTGCTGCACGCCGGACGGGTGATCAGCATGGATCGGCTGATCGACGCGATGTGGGGCTACGACCAGCCGGAGACGGCCCGGTCGCAGATTCACGCCGCGGTGACCGCCCTGCGTCGGGCACTGCGGACGGCCGGTGCCGAGGGGGTGCTGGAGACTCGTCCGGGCGGCTACACGGTTGTCCCCGAGAGCGGGCGGCTCGACGTCCGTGAGTTCGACGACCTGGTGTCGGCCGGCCGGTTCCGGGAGGCACTCGACCTTTGGCACGGTGAGGCGCTCGCCGACGTGCACGGCGGGTATGTGGCGAGCGCCCGTGCGCTTCTGGACGACAGGCGACTCACCGCCGTGGAGCGGCTGATGGAGTCGCAGTTGGAGGCCGGCCGGCATGCCGCGGTCGTCGACGAGTTGGCCGGTCACGTCGCCGCCGATCCGTTGCGGGAGCGGCTGGCCGGGCAGTTCGTGCTCGCCCTGCACAGATCGGGCCGGCAGGCCGACGCCCTGGCCGCGGCCAGGGCCTACCGAGCGGCACTCGCCGAGGAGCAGGGCCTCGATCCGGGTTCCGGTTTCCTCGAGTTGGAGAAGACGGTCCTCGCCGGTGGCCCGCCCACCGGCCGATCCGGGTTCCTGCCCTACGACCTACCCGACTTCGCCGGCCGTGGCGCCGAGCTCGACGCGATCCGGCCTGGCTTCCCACAGAACGTGGTCACCATCGACGGGATGGCCGGGGTCGGGAAGACGACCCTGGCGGTCCGGGCCGCGCACCGGCTGGCCGACGGCTTCCCGGACGGGCAGCTTTTCGTCGACCTGCGGGCGAACACCGCGGGTCAGGATCCGGTTGCCGCCCCCGCAGCGCTGGAGATCCTGTTGCGGCAGCTCGGGGTCACCGAGATTCCGCGTACGGAGCAGGAGCGAAGCGCGCTGTGGCGTGCCGAGACGCGACGCCGTCGAGTGCTCGTGGTGATCGACAACGCCGCGGACGAGGCGCACGTGCGCCCGCTGCTGCCGGGGGCCTCCGACAGCCTGATGCTGATCACCAGCCGGCGTCGGCTGATCGACATCGACGGCGCCCGTGCATTCTCCGTGGACGTGCTGCCCGCCGACGATGCGACCGCCCTGTTCGGGAGCATCGTGGGGGAGCGGGCCGCCGCCGAGCCCGACGCGGTCCGGGAGGTGCTCGATCTGTGCGGGCATCTGCCGCTGGCCATCCGGCTCGCCGCCGCACGGTTGCAGCACCGCCCTCGGTGGACGGTCGCCTACCTGGCCGGCCGCCTCCGCCTGGCTGATCTGGCCACCGCCGAGCGCAGCGTCACGGCCGCGTTCACCGTTTCCTACGAGCATCTGGCCGAGCCGGAGCAGCGGATGTTCCGCCTTCTCGGTCTCGCCCCCGGCCGTGACATCGAGCCGCAGGCCGCGGCCGCCCTCGCCGACCTGCCGGTGATCGAGGCGGAGGACCTACTGGAGGGCCTGCTCGACACGCACATGCTGGTGCAGCGCGAGCCCGGTCGCTACACCATGCATGACCTGCTGCGTGAGCACGCCCGCACACTGGCGGCCGAGGACGGTGCGGTGATGCGGTTGCTCGTGCACTACCTGCACCGGTCCCGGTCGGCGGTGCGGCAGCTCTACCCCGGAAACATCGGCGACCGCCCCGGCCTGCCTCCGGTGCTCACGCCGATCGAGCCGATCGCGGGGCCGGGTGAGGCGATCGGCTGGCTCGACGCCGAGCGCGGCAACATCATCGCCACGGTCGTGCACGGCCCACGGGTCTGTGTCGGCCACCTCGCGCACGCGCTCCGGCCGTATCTGGATCGGCAGGCCCACCACGACGACGCCGTCACCCTGCACACCATCGCGCTGACCCGGGGTCGTGCCAACGGCGACGCCACGGTGGAAGGCCACGCGCTCGCCGACCTGGCCTGGACCCACTGGCGGCGCGGCGACTACGAGCAGGCGCGCGTCTTCGCCGGTCAGGCTCTCACGGTGGCCTCCGACGAGTTCCCGCGGTCGTTGGCCATGCACGCGCTCGGGGACGTGGCCTGGCGGCATCGCGAGACCGAGCGGGCGGAGAGCTGCCTGAAAGAGGCCCTCGACCTGGCTCGGGTCGCCGGTGACCGGTCCCGGGAGGCGTTCGTGCTCGGCGACCTCGGCATGATCCTCGATCGGCTGGGCCGGCACGACGAGGCCCGCCGCCACCTCGATCTGGCGCTCGCCATGCACCGTAAGGATGCCAACCCGTTGGGCGAGGCGCGGGTTCTCAACCAGATCGGGCTTCTGCTGCGGCATCAGGGCCGGCCGGGGGAGGCGTCGGCCCGGCACCGGGAAGCCGGTGACCTCTACCGCGCGATGGGCAACCGGAGCGAAGGGGCGGCCGCACACAACGGGCTCGGCGAGGCCGCTCTGGCCACCGGAGATCCCGCGCGGGCCCGGACCGGGCACGAGACCGCCGTAGCGCTTGCCGAGACCGCGGGTAACCGGCCGGAACAGGCCCGGGCGCGGTACGGCCTGGCGCGTGCCCACCTCGCCCTTGCGGACTGGATACCGGCCGCCGACCAGGCGCTGGCGGCCGAACGGCTCTACCACGAGTTGGGTGTGCCCGAGGCCGGCGACGCCCGGCTACTGGTGTTGCTGGCCCGGGCGCAGCGGGCGCCCGACGATTTCGAGCCGGTTCGTGGAGCCACCGAGGAGGAGATCGGGCGGTTGGCCGCGCGATATCCGATGCCACTGCCGCTGTCGTATGTGTCCTGGCTGCGGGTCTGCGACGGGGCGACGGTCGGCCCCGGCGGGATCCACGGGATCGGCGAGGTCTTGGAGCGGCTCGACTCGTGCGACGACTGGCCACGCCAGGGCCGGATTCCGGTGGCGGGCGATGGCTGCGGCAACGACTACGTCCTCGACACGGAGTCGGGCGCGGTCTATTTCATCGACGCGATGGAGGGCGACGACTACGCCTACCGGGTGGCCGGCGACGTTCAGGACTTCGTGCGTTTCCTGCTCGAACGCGATGCCGGTCAGCTGGGTGGCCGTTCGACGTCGGCCATGTGA
- a CDS encoding LysR family transcriptional regulator — MDVRRLETLLMLSRLGSMRAVADEMYTTTSTVSQQIAALGREAGTPLVEPEGRRVRLTPAGRRLAEHAVTILAALEAAKLDLDPAAEPAGTLRVAGFGTAIRRSLMPVAAGLADDHPKVRVRIHEHEPTEALALIASDDIDLALTYDFNLAPAPLDRSVTAHPLWSVPWALGVPSGDEPLDAPAPAVFTRYRDAEWIVNSRGSADEEVVRTIAGMAGFDPLVTHRADSLLLLQDLVVAGLGVGLLPSDQPTRAGVRLLPLRDPTPILRTYAVVRAGRTGWPPLALLLNLLQAVPH; from the coding sequence ATGGACGTGCGCCGCCTGGAGACTCTCCTTATGCTGTCCCGCCTCGGATCGATGCGAGCGGTCGCCGATGAGATGTACACCACCACCTCGACGGTCTCCCAGCAGATCGCCGCGCTCGGCAGGGAGGCCGGAACCCCGTTGGTCGAGCCGGAGGGACGCCGGGTCCGACTGACCCCGGCCGGACGGCGGCTCGCCGAGCACGCGGTGACGATCCTGGCCGCTCTCGAGGCCGCGAAACTCGATCTGGACCCGGCCGCGGAACCCGCCGGCACGCTGCGCGTCGCCGGTTTCGGCACGGCGATCCGACGGTCTCTGATGCCGGTCGCGGCCGGTCTGGCCGACGATCATCCGAAGGTCCGGGTACGCATCCACGAACACGAACCCACCGAAGCTCTGGCCCTGATCGCGTCGGACGACATCGACCTGGCCCTCACCTACGACTTCAACCTGGCGCCCGCTCCGCTGGACCGCTCGGTCACCGCGCACCCGCTGTGGTCGGTGCCGTGGGCGCTCGGCGTACCCTCCGGCGACGAACCACTGGACGCGCCGGCTCCCGCGGTCTTCACCCGTTACCGAGACGCCGAATGGATCGTCAACTCCCGCGGATCCGCGGACGAGGAGGTGGTCCGGACCATCGCCGGCATGGCCGGTTTCGATCCCCTGGTGACCCATCGTGCCGACAGCCTCCTTCTGCTCCAGGATCTGGTCGTCGCCGGTCTGGGTGTCGGCCTGCTCCCGTCCGATCAGCCGACCCGGGCCGGCGTCCGGTTGCTCCCGCTACGCGACCCCACGCCGATCCTGCGCACCTACGCCGTCGTCCGCGCGGGCCGAACCGGCTGGCCGCCGCTGGCCCTCCTGCTCAACCTCCTCCAAGCCGTGCCGCACTGA
- a CDS encoding EamA family transporter encodes MTCVQLGLAVSVGLADEIGALGVVWLRLAWAGLILLVLAHPAVTATMRSAARRVTGRPTEPDVRTPISRSGLIGAIALGVVTAGVTLLFMLAVARLPLGTASALEFLGPLGVAVFRGRSVLWPLVAGAGVLLLTSPWQSDVDLVGVAFALGAAACWAGYILLTQHVGDEVSGLRGLAISMPVAGLVATLVAAPSAIGSMTPGIVVTGLFLAVLLPVVPFVLEFLALRRLTTAAFGTLMSLEPAIAVLVGFVLLHQAPGWTALAGIAMVVTAGIGAERSGAR; translated from the coding sequence ATGACCTGCGTGCAGCTCGGCCTCGCCGTCTCGGTCGGTCTGGCCGACGAGATCGGTGCGCTCGGTGTGGTGTGGCTCCGACTGGCGTGGGCGGGCCTGATCCTGCTGGTCCTGGCTCATCCCGCGGTGACCGCGACGATGCGGTCCGCGGCCCGTCGGGTCACCGGCCGCCCGACGGAGCCGGACGTCCGAACCCCGATCAGCCGGTCCGGGCTGATCGGAGCGATCGCGCTCGGTGTGGTCACCGCCGGAGTGACGCTGCTGTTCATGCTGGCGGTGGCCCGTCTGCCGCTGGGCACCGCGAGTGCTCTGGAGTTCCTCGGTCCGCTCGGCGTCGCGGTGTTCCGCGGCCGCAGCGTGCTCTGGCCACTGGTGGCCGGGGCGGGCGTGCTGCTGCTGACCTCGCCCTGGCAGAGCGACGTCGATCTGGTCGGTGTCGCGTTCGCGCTGGGGGCGGCCGCCTGCTGGGCCGGGTACATCCTGCTCACCCAGCATGTCGGCGACGAGGTGTCGGGCCTCCGCGGCCTGGCGATCTCGATGCCGGTGGCGGGCCTGGTCGCCACTCTGGTGGCCGCCCCGTCCGCGATCGGCTCCATGACCCCGGGGATCGTGGTGACCGGCCTGTTCCTGGCGGTGCTGCTGCCGGTGGTGCCGTTCGTCCTGGAGTTCCTGGCGCTGCGACGACTGACGACCGCCGCCTTCGGCACCCTGATGAGCCTGGAACCGGCGATCGCGGTGCTGGTCGGCTTCGTGCTACTGCACCAGGCCCCCGGCTGGACGGCCCTGGCCGGCATCGCCATGGTGGTGACGGCCGGCATCGGCGCCGAACGCTCCGGCGCCCGCTGA
- a CDS encoding GNAT family N-acetyltransferase, producing MTPLTIRTAGMPGELDLFNSFPYPLNSEIIGDLTAGRRRPEWLWLALRGDRVVARAAWWSRPGDEHPLVMDMLDVAEGHEADAVQLVTTALPDPAPEFTRFLPPDWRRSEADTWMSVLEECGAKPFVERLRLQWDPRTPIPAPTGRLTFRPPREGELVDLMTLVVAGSLDAHTRDELTRMTPRECAEEQYRTELTQYPSPPEWWRIATLPDGDPVGFVIPAHNGYNPIIAYIGIVPAHRGRGHIDDLLAEGTRILAAEDVPRIRAATDVGNTPMAAAFARSGYRTFQRQVDMIW from the coding sequence TTGACACCGTTGACCATCCGGACCGCCGGAATGCCCGGCGAGCTGGACCTCTTCAACTCCTTCCCGTACCCCTTGAACTCGGAGATCATCGGTGACCTGACCGCCGGGCGCCGCCGCCCGGAGTGGTTGTGGCTGGCCCTGCGCGGCGACCGGGTGGTCGCCCGCGCCGCCTGGTGGTCCCGGCCCGGAGACGAACATCCGCTGGTCATGGACATGCTCGATGTGGCCGAGGGCCACGAGGCCGACGCGGTCCAGCTGGTGACGACGGCGTTGCCCGACCCCGCGCCCGAGTTCACCCGCTTCCTCCCACCAGACTGGCGGCGTTCCGAAGCCGACACCTGGATGTCGGTGCTGGAGGAGTGCGGCGCGAAACCGTTCGTGGAGCGGCTGCGCCTGCAATGGGATCCCAGGACCCCGATCCCGGCACCGACCGGCCGCCTCACCTTCCGCCCACCTCGCGAGGGCGAGCTGGTCGACCTGATGACGCTGGTCGTGGCCGGTTCGCTCGATGCGCACACCCGTGACGAGCTGACCCGGATGACCCCGCGCGAGTGTGCCGAAGAGCAGTACCGCACCGAGCTGACCCAGTATCCGAGCCCTCCGGAGTGGTGGCGGATCGCGACCCTGCCCGACGGTGATCCGGTCGGTTTCGTGATCCCGGCGCACAACGGCTACAACCCGATCATCGCCTACATCGGGATCGTCCCCGCTCATCGCGGCCGCGGCCACATCGATGATCTGCTCGCCGAGGGCACCCGCATCCTCGCCGCCGAGGACGTGCCCCGGATCCGGGCGGCCACCGATGTCGGAAACACTCCGATGGCGGCCGCTTTCGCCCGATCCGGCTACCGCACGTTCCAGCGTCAGGTCGACATGATCTGGTAG
- a CDS encoding aminotransferase class IV, with amino-acid sequence MTHVEINGDAPSVEALHQAAAWGFGHYTSMQVRGRAVAGLDLHLARLREASAELFPDDPAPPDGMVIELIGHALRAERDASVRVTILPGMDVMVSVSAPAVETPRPPLRVRTVRFGRDLPHLKHRGTLAQTHLAMEARRAGFDDVLFLGPGDVISEGSVWNVVFWDGDRVVWPQAPMLAGITMQVLRRTLTSLDVPQITRPISLPETAGLPAAAATNSHFPDQAIQTIDEIDFPLYGHLTTILRKGWNAVPWQAIV; translated from the coding sequence GTGACCCACGTCGAGATCAACGGCGACGCCCCGTCCGTCGAGGCGCTGCACCAGGCCGCTGCCTGGGGGTTCGGCCACTACACGTCCATGCAGGTGCGCGGGCGTGCGGTGGCCGGGCTCGACCTGCACCTGGCCCGGCTGCGCGAGGCGTCCGCGGAACTCTTCCCGGACGACCCCGCGCCGCCGGACGGCATGGTCATCGAGCTGATCGGCCACGCGCTACGTGCCGAACGCGACGCGTCGGTGCGGGTCACGATCCTGCCCGGCATGGACGTCATGGTCTCGGTGAGCGCTCCGGCCGTCGAGACCCCGAGACCACCGTTGCGGGTGCGCACGGTCCGATTCGGACGTGACCTGCCACACCTGAAACATCGCGGCACACTCGCGCAGACCCACCTGGCCATGGAGGCGCGCCGAGCTGGTTTCGACGACGTCCTGTTCCTCGGCCCCGGCGACGTGATCTCCGAGGGCTCGGTCTGGAACGTGGTCTTCTGGGACGGCGACCGAGTCGTCTGGCCGCAGGCACCGATGCTGGCCGGCATCACCATGCAGGTCCTGCGCCGCACCCTGACCAGCCTGGACGTCCCACAGATCACCCGCCCGATCTCGCTACCCGAGACGGCCGGCCTGCCGGCCGCCGCCGCGACGAATTCGCACTTCCCCGACCAGGCGATCCAAACGATCGACGAGATCGATTTCCCGTTGTACGGCCACCTGACCACGATTCTGCGAAAAGGCTGGAACGCGGTCCCGTGGCAGGCGATCGTCTGA